In Nitrosarchaeum sp., the sequence TGTAATGATGGATTAAAATTATAGTATTTCATAGGTTTTGTAATCACCCTGGTTTCGTACACGTTCAAACCTCTTGAGAACAAATAATGCGGTTTCTCGGACATCAGGACTAGGATCATCTAGTGCTTTTTTAATCAATGATTCAGCTTCAAATGCTCGCATCAATCCAAGCGATTCAATGGCTTCATGTTTAGCCAAGATACTTTGGTTATGCAATGCAGTATTCACCAATACTGGAATTTTATTTCTCATGTTTCTTGCAGCTACTTGAAAACATGCTTCATGTTTTACAACACCGTTAGAATCATTTTGTAGTACCCATTCAAGAACATCAGAAACTTTTTGAAACAAAGGATCGCTTTGATCTTTATTTTCTGCTAGTTCACCAATTAACCAAACAGCATCCCAGCGTTTTGATTCATCAGTTTCATTTTTTAGTATTTGTTCACATTTTAAAAATCGCTCATTAGATGGCAGTGAACGAATCTTGTTTTCATCAAGTAATTCTATTCCCATTCTCACATTTGGAAACTAATGGTTTTTAAAACTACCGAATTAATAAGATATGAGAATAATAAAGGTAGGCTCTAAACGCCAACACCATGAATGAAAATAACGTACGGCAAAAGTTTATCTAAGATTATTAAATAAAAATGACTCATAAAATGTTAAACAAGAAAATTGAAAAACGCGATATTTCAAGAATTAGTCGTTTTGGGTTATTTGCTAAAGAAAAAATATTCAAAGACGAAATAATTTGGATATCAAGTGAAAAATATGTAAAAACAATTCACATGTCGGAACTTGAAAAACTAAACGATATTGAAAGACAAGATTGGATAAACCATTGTTATCAAATTGGAGATTATTATCATATGGATATTGATGATACAAGATTAATGAACCATAGTTGTGAACCAAACACAATTGATTTTCCTAAAGAGGATCCAAACGCAATAATTGCTGCAAGAGATATTGAAAAAGATGAAGAGATCACGTGGAATTATTTACCATTTATGAATCCATTTCAAGTCTTTAACTGTAACTGTGGAAGTAAGAACTGTGTTAAGATTGTTAGGAAATATGCAATAATAAAAACAGTTTGAAACAAACACAAAAGTATACCACAAGACATTGGTATACAATATGATAAAAATTGACTATCATGTATCAATTTCAAACTTAAAATATTAAATAAAATTAATCAATACTGACATCATGAGTCCTGAGATTGTTCCAGATAAGCTAGTAAGTTCAATTAATTACAAAATATTAGCGATCATTATTGGATTAGTATTAGGATTTCATTTTCTTGTAAACAATACAGAAGAATCAGATCTATTAGTATACATGTTTTCAATGAGTATACCAGCTAGTGTTGCAATTGTTGGTTTTATAGTTGCAAGAAGATACACGGGTACTTTGGTATATGCCAAAGCATACAACATGTTAGCAATAGCATTTCTATTCATGTTATTTGCAGAGTTCACTTACTTCATATATGAACAATGGTTAGATTTAGAACCATACCCATCAATTGCAGATGTGTTTTTCTTTATGTTTTATCCAATGATAGTGATTTATTTAATTATCAATGTAAGATTTTTTGCTCCTAAATTATCAAAATTAGGCGTACTGATAATTATAAGTATTCCATTAATTGCCACGTCAACATATCTTGGTTTAACAATTGAGGACTATGGAAGTTTTGATTTCTTTTATGGAATAATTTTTGTAGCGGCATCATCAGCAACATTAGGATTAGCTATTCATGCAGCAAGTATTTTCAGAGGAGGATTAGTAGGAACAGCATGGCTTGTCCTAGTGTTAGGAATCACAATTAATTTGATTGGAGATGTGTGGTATTATTATATCGAGGTAATTGAATCATATTCCTTAGGACATCCAGTAAATCTTTGTTGGTATGCAGCATATCTTCTAATTCTTTATGCACTTTACAAACATAAAACATCCATCTAAATTATAATATACTAAATTTTTTACAACAAATATCAAAAATAGAAATTATTGAACGTATTTGTTAAAATCTATCTAGCAGGAATAGTTTGTAGTATCATACTATCATGGAGTGAAGTCTTCTTCAGTTGGACTTTAACTACAACTACATTTTTTTCAATATCCATCTTCACATTATCAAATATGGATTCATATTTTTTTATCTTTTTACCATCTGAAGATATTGTGTAATCATTGGAGATTAACAATCCAGATTCAATTAGTTGGTTAATCTTTCGATATCCAGATGTTTGTGGAACATGGCAAGCATCTAAAATATCAGCGATGATAAGAGATCTGTCTAAAACAGTTCCAATTATTGCTTTTTTGTCTTCATCTGCAAATGATTCTAAAAATACTTTAGCCAATTCTTGATCTTTAATTATAATCCAGTTATCAACTGCTTTCTTTTGTTGTTTAAGATCAATTATATTTTGTAAGAATTTTGTTTCCAGTCCATCTGCACCAGCTCCAAAAAATTCTCTTAAAACACCATCAAACTTGTGAAAATCCTTTATTGCCTGAACTAGACCCAACCCATAGCGTTCCATTAAACGCTGTTCAATTTTATTTAATGTGGGCTTACCAAGATTTATCTCGATCGATTTACGTAACGTTGGGGCCAATAAATTATCCAAGCTATTTGTCAATGTTTGAATGTAAACATCATGTCTATTAAACTAATTGTCATAATTATTTTGAAATAACACATTGAAAAATATCATAAAATAATATAATAATCATTCATATGCATTATTTAAAAAAAAGTGATCGCTTAAAAAAGTTGCACGTAATTTCGATGATCACGCACACATAATTACATTTCAACACAAGTGAGCATCATGTAGTAATTTGTACAAAGTAGTAAGTGTCTCAACATAACATACCAATGCATATCACCAAAAGTGGAAATAAGTAGTTAGGAATATGAATTTAGCATATAGAAAAGGAGATCGAGTTAATTGACATT encodes:
- a CDS encoding HEAT repeat domain-containing protein — its product is MGIELLDENKIRSLPSNERFLKCEQILKNETDESKRWDAVWLIGELAENKDQSDPLFQKVSDVLEWVLQNDSNGVVKHEACFQVAARNMRNKIPVLVNTALHNQSILAKHEAIESLGLMRAFEAESLIKKALDDPSPDVRETALFVLKRFERVRNQGDYKTYEIL
- a CDS encoding SET domain-containing protein-lysine N-methyltransferase, producing MTHKMLNKKIEKRDISRISRFGLFAKEKIFKDEIIWISSEKYVKTIHMSELEKLNDIERQDWINHCYQIGDYYHMDIDDTRLMNHSCEPNTIDFPKEDPNAIIAARDIEKDEEITWNYLPFMNPFQVFNCNCGSKNCVKIVRKYAIIKTV
- a CDS encoding histidine kinase, whose protein sequence is MSPEIVPDKLVSSINYKILAIIIGLVLGFHFLVNNTEESDLLVYMFSMSIPASVAIVGFIVARRYTGTLVYAKAYNMLAIAFLFMLFAEFTYFIYEQWLDLEPYPSIADVFFFMFYPMIVIYLIINVRFFAPKLSKLGVLIIISIPLIATSTYLGLTIEDYGSFDFFYGIIFVAASSATLGLAIHAASIFRGGLVGTAWLVLVLGITINLIGDVWYYYIEVIESYSLGHPVNLCWYAAYLLILYALYKHKTSI
- a CDS encoding transcriptional regulator, with protein sequence MTNSLDNLLAPTLRKSIEINLGKPTLNKIEQRLMERYGLGLVQAIKDFHKFDGVLREFFGAGADGLETKFLQNIIDLKQQKKAVDNWIIIKDQELAKVFLESFADEDKKAIIGTVLDRSLIIADILDACHVPQTSGYRKINQLIESGLLISNDYTISSDGKKIKKYESIFDNVKMDIEKNVVVVKVQLKKTSLHDSMILQTIPAR